One Kitasatospora sp. NBC_01266 genomic window carries:
- a CDS encoding YcaO-like family protein yields the protein MSGPLENEAFPYRLAPWVAIAAQGADVLLLGPDLALVRVEADTEHRTPALVARAVADCLGADRAVAAGFLDQAEPRDEPPSPADENRGDEPVAGIIVCRDTSTADACTHLIRHLRAEGAGRWVLARDGELPAPDGRAPFVIDAAQLAAARLPDNPSAHPGYRLLRIGEAFEGSYVAAADDRGSDSGSVDAHWAFEERLASLGFTDRPVPIVHRIRTDPAALARAIRTAASLPPGGAVLAATGRTVAFATPGSVGSTPFRELPDRQGWTFGMVRGLVVRPGSIAGSQVATCRTPAGGQDHLEGNSGKGITPSAAITGAVGEAVERYAAYQANWSLPPARQASRRVELADLHPYGAAWERQCEGAPGPVAYVDGVSLVDGAGVAVPKALVTFPCPSADRPTDGTTTGLAAAPDADTAVLRGLREVLERQQLYTSFSALLPARRLDHTGALRRLGLDGAFPGRLWAVHWPHEGYALPDVHAFHHDPQAGLLVRASGSGVSFEEALDGAVTELCQVHFEAVRARRTGEATSAVHAAWARRPVIDRARRYLDAQPWGSREALPYSDERGQLAHLVDALAVLGTDPIVVRLPLRGPDWTVVRVLVPGATTSPHASRSRGGRPLLDAPWAHGIPT from the coding sequence GTGTCCGGACCGCTCGAGAACGAGGCCTTTCCCTACCGTCTCGCTCCTTGGGTGGCGATCGCCGCCCAGGGAGCGGACGTACTCCTGCTGGGCCCCGACCTCGCGCTCGTCCGGGTGGAGGCCGACACCGAGCACCGCACCCCGGCGCTGGTCGCCCGGGCCGTGGCGGACTGCCTGGGAGCCGACCGGGCGGTTGCGGCCGGCTTCCTCGACCAGGCGGAGCCTCGTGACGAACCGCCTTCGCCCGCCGACGAGAACCGGGGCGACGAACCGGTGGCGGGGATCATCGTCTGCCGGGACACGTCCACGGCCGATGCCTGCACCCACCTGATCCGGCACCTTCGCGCCGAGGGGGCCGGGCGCTGGGTCCTCGCCCGCGACGGCGAGCTCCCGGCGCCGGACGGCCGGGCACCGTTCGTCATCGACGCCGCCCAGCTGGCCGCCGCAAGACTTCCTGACAATCCGTCAGCTCACCCGGGATACCGGCTGCTCCGGATCGGCGAGGCGTTCGAGGGCAGCTACGTCGCCGCCGCGGACGACCGCGGCAGCGACAGCGGCTCGGTCGACGCGCACTGGGCGTTCGAGGAACGGCTCGCCTCACTGGGCTTCACCGACCGTCCGGTGCCGATCGTCCACCGGATCCGGACGGATCCGGCCGCGCTGGCCCGGGCCATCCGCACGGCCGCGAGCCTCCCGCCAGGCGGCGCCGTCCTCGCCGCCACAGGGCGGACGGTGGCGTTCGCCACCCCGGGGAGCGTCGGGTCGACCCCGTTTCGCGAACTGCCCGACCGGCAGGGCTGGACGTTCGGCATGGTCCGCGGCCTGGTGGTCCGGCCCGGGTCGATCGCCGGCAGCCAGGTCGCCACCTGCCGGACCCCGGCGGGCGGTCAGGACCACCTGGAGGGCAACAGCGGCAAGGGGATCACCCCCTCGGCCGCGATCACCGGGGCGGTCGGCGAGGCCGTCGAGCGATACGCGGCCTACCAGGCCAACTGGAGCCTGCCGCCCGCCCGGCAGGCCTCGCGACGGGTCGAGCTCGCGGACCTCCACCCGTACGGGGCCGCGTGGGAGCGGCAGTGCGAGGGGGCGCCGGGCCCGGTGGCCTACGTCGACGGGGTGAGCCTCGTCGACGGCGCCGGCGTCGCGGTGCCCAAGGCCCTGGTCACCTTCCCCTGCCCGTCGGCCGACCGCCCGACCGACGGGACCACCACCGGCCTGGCGGCGGCGCCGGACGCCGACACGGCGGTGCTGCGCGGCCTGCGCGAGGTGCTGGAGCGACAGCAGCTCTACACCTCGTTCAGCGCGCTGCTTCCGGCCCGCCGGCTGGACCACACCGGCGCGCTGCGGCGGCTGGGTCTGGACGGCGCGTTCCCCGGGCGGCTCTGGGCCGTGCACTGGCCGCACGAGGGCTACGCGCTGCCGGACGTGCACGCGTTCCACCACGACCCGCAGGCCGGTCTGCTGGTGCGGGCGAGCGGTTCCGGCGTGTCGTTCGAGGAGGCGCTCGACGGCGCCGTCACCGAGCTGTGCCAGGTGCACTTCGAGGCGGTGCGGGCGCGGCGGACGGGTGAGGCGACCAGCGCGGTCCACGCGGCCTGGGCTCGGCGTCCCGTCATTGACCGGGCCCGGCGGTATCTGGACGCGCAGCCCTGGGGCAGCCGCGAGGCCCTGCCGTACTCCGACGAGAGGGGCCAACTGGCCCATCTCGTCGACGCTCTGGCCGTGCTGGGGACCGATCCGATCGTGGTCCGGCTACCACTGCGAGGCCCCGACTGGACCGTCGTGCGCGTCCTGGTGCCGGGGGCGACCACCTCGCCCCACGCCTCCCGCAGCCGCGGCGGACGCCCACTGCTCGACGCGCCGTGGGCACATGGCATCCCGACCTGA
- a CDS encoding LLM class flavin-dependent oxidoreductase: protein MPVEFIGTGATNDETEARPRSSRDALDSAFTLELARVHQRTGWDRVLLYYGSGAPDPMQVAAYLTARLDRLGVTIAHRPNASHPTHAARAFATLDQLSAGRVSVHVITGGGGDAEQAREGDTLDKSGRYQRAAEYMQVMKKVWTSRQRFDHHGTHYRFDSYLSDVFPHRRPGPSVSFGGTTPEAVAVGAAEADVYCLWIGPLATVAEQIGQVRQAAARAGRAAPPRIQLSVQPVLAATDELALEKARLTLGTVRARMGGRPAAERSAPFEGGRHHDRALWVPERGPAVLVGAPATVAAALLDYYRLGVRIFSVRGFDFLLDAEEFGSDVIPLVRDAVARQEAGRAD, encoded by the coding sequence ATGCCGGTCGAGTTCATCGGCACGGGGGCGACCAACGACGAGACCGAGGCGCGGCCGCGGTCGAGCCGGGACGCGCTGGACAGCGCGTTCACGCTGGAGCTCGCCCGGGTGCACCAGCGGACCGGCTGGGATCGAGTGCTCCTCTACTACGGCTCCGGCGCGCCGGACCCGATGCAGGTGGCCGCCTATCTCACGGCGCGACTGGACCGGCTCGGGGTGACCATCGCCCACCGCCCCAACGCCTCCCATCCCACCCACGCGGCCAGGGCGTTCGCGACCCTGGACCAGTTGAGCGCGGGCCGCGTCAGCGTGCACGTGATCACCGGCGGCGGCGGTGACGCGGAGCAGGCGCGCGAGGGCGACACCCTCGACAAGAGCGGCCGCTACCAGCGCGCCGCCGAGTACATGCAGGTCATGAAGAAGGTCTGGACGAGCCGTCAGCGGTTCGACCACCACGGCACCCACTACCGGTTCGACAGCTACCTCAGCGACGTCTTCCCGCACCGGCGGCCCGGGCCGAGCGTCTCCTTCGGCGGCACCACGCCCGAGGCGGTGGCGGTCGGCGCCGCCGAGGCGGACGTCTACTGCCTGTGGATCGGTCCGCTGGCCACCGTCGCGGAGCAGATCGGGCAGGTCCGGCAGGCCGCCGCCCGCGCGGGCCGCGCGGCGCCGCCGCGGATCCAGCTCTCCGTCCAGCCGGTCCTGGCGGCCACCGACGAACTCGCCCTGGAGAAGGCCCGGCTGACGCTCGGCACGGTACGGGCCAGGATGGGCGGGCGGCCCGCCGCGGAGCGGTCGGCGCCGTTCGAGGGCGGGCGCCACCACGACCGGGCGCTGTGGGTGCCCGAGCGCGGCCCTGCGGTGCTGGTCGGCGCACCGGCGACGGTCGCCGCGGCGCTGCTGGACTACTACCGGCTGGGAGTCCGGATCTTCTCGGTCCGCGGCTTCGACTTCCTCCTCGACGCCGAGGAGTTCGGAAGCGACGTCATCCCGCTGGTGCGCGACGCCGTGGCCCGGCAGGAGGCGGGCCGGGCCGACTGA
- a CDS encoding LysR family transcriptional regulator — MHLDLNLLTALDALLDEGGVGAAADRPHLSQPAMSRTLGRIRRATGDEILVCSGRQMLPTPYAEQIRAEVHQLVTRAKTVLTPAAEVDPPTLRRTFTLRCDDVLADALLPPLVGELAVAAPGVVLGPLRPCRRRRPAPRRCPAPLAWLG; from the coding sequence GTGCATCTGGATCTGAACCTGCTCACCGCGCTGGACGCACTGCTGGACGAGGGCGGCGTGGGGGCCGCCGCCGACCGGCCGCACCTGTCGCAGCCGGCCATGAGCCGCACCCTGGGACGGATCCGGCGGGCCACCGGGGACGAGATTCTGGTGTGCAGCGGGCGGCAGATGCTGCCGACGCCCTACGCCGAGCAGATCCGGGCCGAGGTGCACCAACTCGTCACCCGTGCGAAGACGGTGCTCACCCCGGCCGCCGAGGTGGACCCGCCGACCCTGCGGCGCACCTTCACGCTGCGGTGCGACGACGTGCTGGCCGACGCGCTGCTGCCGCCGCTGGTGGGGGAGTTGGCGGTGGCCGCGCCCGGCGTGGTGCTGGGCCCGCTGCGACCGTGCCGGCGACGACGTCCCGCACCGCGCCGGTGTCCCGCCCCGTTGGCCTGGCTAGGCTGA
- a CDS encoding aldo/keto reductase family protein, which yields MKYRSLGRSGLSVSELAYGNWLTHGSQIDEEAAISCVRAALDVGITTFDTADIYAATRAESVLGRALAGERREGLEILTKVYFPTGPGRNDRGLGRKHILESIDNSLRRLRTPYVDVYQAHRFDHFTPLEETMSAFADVVHSGRAHYIGVSEWTAEQIRAGHALARELHVPFVSNQPEYSALWRVIESEVAPACRELGVGQIVWSPLAQGVLAGKYLPGSPVPADSRAADRKSGGATTIKGFLRDEVLERVGRLRPLADEAGLSTAQLALAWVLRNPDVAAAIIGASRPEQITENAAAAGVTLEPELVARMDAILAPVAECDPALTEKSSPKART from the coding sequence GTGAAGTACCGATCGCTCGGCCGCAGCGGCCTGTCCGTCAGCGAGCTCGCCTACGGCAACTGGCTCACCCACGGGTCGCAGATCGACGAGGAGGCCGCGATCTCCTGCGTGCGGGCGGCCTTGGACGTCGGCATCACCACCTTCGACACCGCCGACATCTACGCGGCGACCAGGGCGGAGTCGGTGCTCGGCCGGGCGCTCGCCGGGGAGCGGCGGGAGGGTCTGGAGATCCTGACCAAGGTCTACTTTCCCACCGGTCCGGGGCGAAACGACCGCGGGCTGGGCCGGAAGCACATCCTGGAGTCCATCGACAACTCGCTGCGCCGGCTGCGGACCCCCTACGTGGACGTGTACCAGGCGCACCGGTTCGACCACTTCACACCGCTGGAGGAGACCATGTCGGCCTTCGCGGACGTGGTGCACTCCGGCAGGGCCCACTACATCGGTGTCTCCGAGTGGACCGCCGAGCAGATCCGGGCGGGGCACGCGCTCGCCCGCGAGCTGCACGTGCCGTTCGTCTCCAACCAGCCCGAGTACTCGGCGCTGTGGCGGGTGATCGAGAGTGAAGTGGCCCCGGCTTGCCGGGAGTTGGGTGTCGGGCAGATCGTCTGGTCACCGCTGGCGCAGGGCGTGCTCGCCGGCAAGTACCTGCCGGGTTCGCCGGTGCCGGCGGACAGCCGGGCGGCGGACCGAAAGAGCGGCGGCGCCACGACCATCAAGGGATTCCTGCGCGACGAGGTGCTGGAGCGGGTGGGGCGGTTGCGGCCGCTGGCGGACGAGGCCGGGCTGAGCACGGCCCAGCTGGCCCTCGCCTGGGTGCTGCGGAACCCGGACGTGGCGGCCGCGATCATCGGTGCCTCCCGCCCGGAGCAGATCACCGAGAACGCCGCGGCCGCCGGGGTCACGCTGGAGCCGGAGCTGGTCGCCCGGATGGACGCGATCCTCGCGCCGGTCGCCGAGTGCGATCCGGCGCTGACCGAGAAGTCCTCGCCGAAGGCCCGGACATGA
- a CDS encoding class I SAM-dependent methyltransferase produces MTDEAGRVEPSGVWATAVGVARVRAMETAREQPLFRDPLAAAFATAGGRGPATPSPPRADEASRRRWLGVAFSIVVRTKFLDDLLDQAVASGIRQVVLLGAGMDSRAFRMNWPAGTRLFEVDTAEPLAFKESVLRQERAVPRCERITVPVDLREDWPGALAAAGHDPARPTVWIAEGLLIYLPEDAVRLLLERVGALSAAGSRMGLTLGSRGVVERFRADAAPGSAASMWVWEMPEDPVGWLDGLGWEAETFTLRERAEAYGRPVPGPPQQDEGAGGLVSAVRAAN; encoded by the coding sequence ATGACTGATGAGGCGGGACGCGTTGAGCCGTCCGGGGTGTGGGCCACGGCCGTGGGCGTGGCCCGGGTGAGGGCGATGGAGACGGCACGCGAGCAACCGCTGTTCCGGGACCCGCTGGCGGCGGCCTTCGCCACGGCCGGCGGGAGGGGCCCCGCGACGCCGTCGCCCCCGCGCGCGGACGAGGCGTCGCGGCGCCGCTGGCTCGGCGTGGCCTTCTCGATCGTCGTCCGGACGAAGTTCCTGGACGACCTGCTGGACCAGGCGGTCGCGTCCGGCATCCGGCAGGTCGTGCTGCTCGGAGCCGGCATGGACAGCAGGGCCTTCCGGATGAACTGGCCCGCGGGGACCCGGCTGTTCGAGGTCGACACGGCCGAACCGCTGGCCTTCAAGGAGTCGGTGCTCCGCCAGGAGCGGGCCGTTCCGCGCTGCGAGCGGATCACCGTCCCGGTCGACCTGCGCGAGGACTGGCCCGGCGCCCTGGCCGCCGCCGGGCACGATCCGGCGCGGCCGACGGTGTGGATCGCCGAGGGGCTGCTGATCTATCTGCCCGAGGACGCGGTGCGGTTGCTGCTCGAACGGGTCGGGGCGCTGTCCGCTGCGGGCAGCCGGATGGGCCTGACACTGGGCTCGCGCGGTGTGGTCGAACGCTTCCGCGCGGACGCCGCGCCGGGATCGGCGGCGTCGATGTGGGTCTGGGAGATGCCGGAGGATCCGGTCGGCTGGCTGGACGGCCTCGGTTGGGAGGCGGAGACCTTCACCCTGCGTGAGCGCGCCGAGGCCTACGGGCGTCCGGTGCCCGGCCCGCCGCAGCAGGACGAGGGCGCCGGCGGGCTGGTCTCGGCGGTGCGCGCCGCGAACTGA